Genomic DNA from Phyllostomus discolor isolate MPI-MPIP mPhyDis1 chromosome 12, mPhyDis1.pri.v3, whole genome shotgun sequence:
TCAGGAAGTGGAATCCTGCCCGTTGCTGAGCAAGTGGGGAGTTAGAAATATGTGGCAGGTAGTGCTGGTGACTAGCTACACACtggaagtgtttttattttcactaagaACATCAAGAACTTTTCCCAGTTATCATGCAACATATTCTTATATAAACTGTACTCACAAATCACAACGAATCATCTATCATTTCCAGTTTTACTTTTAAGTGACCTGAAAACCTAAAGACACTTAGGAAGCAAACAAAAGACCGGGTCTTCCTAGGTTTTTATGAACTTTTCTGTTCAATCATTTACAGTTGCTTTGCTTGCAACTAATttagcaacatttttaaaaaagatttttaaatttatttttagagaaaggggaagggagggagaaagagaggaagagaaacatcaatgtgtggttgcctctcatacacctcCTACTGTAGGGTGTACCtacagggcatgtgccctgactggggattgaaccagcgaccctttggtttgcagactggcagtcagtccactgaccaacaccagccagggtggcagcattttttttttaaaagcagctcacctttattttttccaatgcAGGCCACCTGCTTTGCATATAAGCAACTCTCTTGCATTAATATTTCGTTAGTTTGGCAGGACTAAGTTATTAACTTAGGAATAACTGACATACACAGGTTTGGTAACAGCTACTTCTGAGCAAGTGTGCAGCCTAACAGATGGGAGCAGAACCACATCATAATAGCCTGCCAGCCTGGACAGCAGGTGTCACAGAGGACATGAATGGTGTCTTTCCGGCTGGCacaccaaagccctggctggtgtggttcactggattgagctccggcctgtgaaccaactGGCACACTGGGTTAGCAGGATGTCCTCAGAGAGCTGTACTGTAGTGTTCCTAATAGAATTTCAGCCTACGTGTTCATTACACATTctgacatgttttcattttgctcatgCTGGAGCGTATCCTGGTCCACCTTTCTCCATGCTTAGATGGTCTTGGGAATTCATACCCACATATGTGTCCTGATGGGATCTGAAGGATGAAAAGGCATTGACTAGGTGGAGAACAGGAAGGTGATCAGTCTGCAGACAGCCGAAGGGGCTGCATGATCTTGGCATTCAAGGCCACAGTGAGGTATTTAAATCTaagggcactggggagccatTGGATTCTTTTGGTGAGTGGAACGAGAAACAAGGTGGCAAGAGTTAGGAGATTCTTCCTGGCAAGAGATCTTGATGACTTGGACCAAAGAAAATGATGGGAAATGAGGGTTTCTGGAGTACGGAGGCTTCTGTCCCTGTGGTTTTCTCCTTCCTGCAGCCAGCAGTTGGGTGTCCTGACAGGGGTGGTTATCAGGGCTCTGGAGGTACCTGTGGATATCTAACCTGCAGCCGGGGTCTAGAGAGCACTGACGTCTTATTTGGTCATGATCTGGGGCACAtctggggctcagggctgggctcCAGTCAGCCCCGGGAAGTCCTTGGACACGCGGCTTAATTGATGGAACAAAGATGGGAAATATGACCCAGCGAAGGTCTTCTTGACTTTTACTGGTCACCCCTGTTTCATTTTCTGGTGGCCCCTCAAGGCCTGAGGGGATGGAGTGTCCCAGTCCCCATCCACACCCACGTTCTTCGTAATCTCATGCTTTCCCACTGATTGCAAAGCTGAGGACTCCTGAAGTTTTCTCTCCACACTCTTCTAGCTACATTGCTTCATCAACATCTTGAACGGAAGTAGGGctctctgcctcccagcctcctcaACCTGTTCCTCCTCTGGTCAGCTCCCTCTCACTAAATGGCACCTGTGAACAGGCAAGAACCTTGGTATcatccctcacccctcccccccatctcTACGTAAGTCCTTTGAGCTCTAGCTTGAAAATACATTGTGAAAATGACCATGTCCCCTGCTGCGGCCACCCTGCCTGTGGCCCAAGCCATGAGGCCTCTTGCCTGGATTATTGCCCCTGTCTGCTTTCTGCCTTCCTGCTTCCTCTTGTTGTCTATAATCTTATtttcaacacagcagccagagggggccCTGAAAAAAGTTTGAAATGTTGCCAGTTATTTTTCAACAGGCAACACTTACATATGGTTCAAATTCCAAATAGTTTAAAATAGTACACTGCGTCTCCTTtccactgctccccacccccccgctactgccctccccgcccccagtctGCTGCCTTCTCTCCTCGGCGGTGACTGTGGATTCCAGCTCCTTCTGTATATTCGTACAGATGTTGTGTGTGACTCTGTGCATTCTGTGactgctttgtttaaaaaaatgaaactgccatTCCCTTGCCAAAAGCCCCAGCTAAATGAGACTAAAATCCAAATTCCATCCCAAGGCTACAGGGACTCTGCTTGAGGCACTCGGCCCCTCCCAAATTCACTGCTGTCttccgccctccctcccctccagcctcatAGGCCTCCCTcgtttttcttcccttctcaggCTTTGTGCCCTGGCTGTTCCCTCGTCTTAGCACACTGTTCCAGTCGATGTGGAATTGCAGGCTCCTTAAAGGCCACTTTCCTCAGTTCTCAAGGTCACCACCCCACCACTCTGGGCATTGGCTCTAGTCACCCCTTTATTACCAACTGCGATGCTAGGTGTCCCCCAAGGGACTATGGGTTCTGTGAGGGACCTGGTCCGTCATCACAGTATACTCACTGCCCAGCACTTAACTGGAAATGGTGCTATTAAGAatgatagaaaggaaaaaagcaaatgtttaaGTTGTCACTGTGCCAAGTAGCAATCCCAATACTTTACTGACTCATTTGACTCTCAATAACTGCTTTGGGGTTAGTTATTAGCCACATTTAAGACACATGGAATttaagccctgcctggtgtggatcagtgggttgAGAGTTGAGcgcaagcctgtgaaccaataagtctctggtttgattccctgtcagagccCACGACTGgaatgtgggccaggtccacagtcgGTCAGGGCGGGGggctgcaagaggcaaccacaaattgatgttccttttcctctctttctcctttcctgttctcttaaaaaagaaacagaaacagaaacagggaATTTAAGCAAGAAATCTTACACAACTACTAGTAAGTGACTATGCAGTCACTTAATTGAGTGAAATGAGGGAATCAATGAATGGCCCTGAAAGGCGGGAGCAAGAAGCTGCGGGAGGCAGAGAAGGCGGTGGGCGGAGTCTAGGGAGCGGGGCCAATTGGTACGCAGCTGTTACAGGCGTCCCCTAAGGCCACTGGCCCGGCCCCGCCCGCGCGGGGGCCGCTGGAAGTTGTGGTCCCCTGCTGACCTAGCCACGTCACAGCCTCCAGACCCTAAGTTCTCGTCTGGTGCGCGGTACGACCCGTATCCCCAAGCCTCTAGGTAGATTCCCTcaacccccaggtccattattccttcctccttctttccctgagAGCTCTGGTAGTCCCCCGGTTCCGCGTGTCCAGGACTCTGAGTAAAATCTGCCGGATCCCGCCCCCCATCCTGCAGTCAACTTGGTATGGTCTTCTACTTCATCTTCCCCACCTCTTCGCCCTTTGATATGGCTTTCTTCGCCAGGGTCCCCAGAAGTCGTTTCTTGCACGTCCTCTCAGTTGATCCCGCCCTGGCTCAAGCGACCCGAAGTAACTTCCAATTGCCGAACTCCCCGCCCCACACACCCTCTCCGCTCCCCAGCCATATTTGGTACGCCCCGGCCACGCCCCCTCGCGGACGCTCTTGGTTGGCGCCGCGCTCCCCTGCTCGCCGCAGTGGTTCGGCTTGGCGACCCCTCTCCGGCGGCGCGTACCCCGCGCTTGGTACAGCCCAACCCATCTCCCCCCAGAGCAGCGGGCCCGCGCCCCTCAGTCGGTGGAGCCCGCAGCCCCTCGTGCGGCTAGTGCTGTCCCCCAGACTGCTCGGCCCGCTCCAGCCATGGTCCGTCCACGCCGCGCCCCGCACCGCTCCGGCGCTGGGGGCCCCCTTGGGGGTCGTGGCCGCCCCCCGCGGCCCTTCACGGTGCGCGCCGCCCGCTCGCGCTCCTGGCCGGCCAGCCCTCGGGGCCCAGAGCCTCCGCGGATCCGGGCCCGCTCGGCCCCTCCCATGGTGAGCCCCCCGCCATTTTTCCAGAGCCTTCCACGGCCCCGCCCCCGTGCTCTCGTCTTTGTCCGCCGCCCCCTCCTCTGGGGTTCTCCCGGGTGGCCACGAAGGGTGGTCCGGACTGGGGCTGGGTTCCCCCGTGGAACCCCTCGGTGGTACGCGCTGGGCTCTCCCCTTTGTTAGGCGCTGGGGCCGGGGTAGCGGGGGTGGGGTACGGGGGTGGCGAGGGCTCAAATTACTGCTGACTCGGCGGCCGGATTTAAacgcggggtggggggctggctggcCGACTACGAACGTTGGCCGGCGTGCGCGCTTGTTTTTCCAATTGGAAAGTTTGTCTCTGTGCGGGCAGGAGATCTGGAAATGAAGGAGGGGTTGGGGGCACAGCGGCGAGAGGGACCGCGTCGTGCCCTCGCGCGCCCAGGTGTTGCACCCGGGGGCGTTCTGCACGGCGCCTGTAGCGTGTGCGCCCAGGATTTGCTGGCGCGCCCAGGTGTGGGATGCCCTCAAACATTGTAACAAGCCCAGACCTTAAACATAAACATCTAACTTTGCCAGTACATGAAGCTACACACTCTTTTCCCGGCCTTAAAACATGTACATACTTTTCAAAACCTTAATAAAGCGTATTTGGAGCGGTGAAGGTGCGCGTCCCGACCATTCCTGCACCGCCGGACTGTGCACACGCTTGCCCAGCTGTGCGTTCTACCCTAGGCTGGCGCTCAAGCTCGCTTCTCGACTGCTCTGCCCTACGTTGTCTGTGGCGCGGAGCTTTGAGCAGGCTTCCTGCGATCTTACACACCCAGACTCGGAACATCGCCCCAAAGTTTCCCTTTTCCTCCGTTGCCCTCCCCTCTGATCAGCATTCACATCAACTAAAGCACTTCCTGGACCCTGAAACATCCCTCCTCGATAAGGCTTTTGCCCTTCCGAGTACTAGATGGGCTTTCTCATGCAGTAAACAATGAATCAGGTGGCAGGGGAGGCACCACTCAATTGTGCAAACCCTTGCCCAGAGGGGACATTTCCTGTCGGGTTGCACTTGACCTAGGCATCCTGCTGTTGCAGGTGTCCCGCCCACCCTGGGTCTTTGGCACCCATTCCTGGTCTTCACAGTCCAGACCAAAACCCCTTTCGAGCCCTGCCAGGTCAGCCCGCCCTCCAGGATAAGCAGACTTTGACACGTGTCCCTAGAGCTTGCTCGGACTGACTGGGTCCTCAGTGGGCGTTCACCTGGGCCCTCCAGCTGGGCGCTTTCCTGCGGTCCCAGAGTTCCGTGCCCTGGCTGTGGTGCCTGCGCCTGTTCTTCCGCTGGgcccacacacaccctgcattCAGGCTTTCTCCGTGGTCTCCCGCAGTTTCTCAGGTCCCAGGACCAATTGCCCAGATGGAGAGCGTTCTTGCTTGGGGTTTTTTGCTCTTTAAAGTCTGCctccaaaataaaacttttcctgCCTGTCAGtatgctggggcagggggcatcTGTGTGCTTCACAGGAAATGCAGAAGTGCGATATAGTGATAAGATGAAAGGAACAGCCATGGACACTTTTTCCCCCTGCCTGGAGGCACTTACGAGTGAGATTTTCCTGGGGTTCCGGCTGCCAGGCTGTTCTGAAGCCTTCACGTGTCTGCTGGAGGTGTTTTTGGCTTAATAAAAAGACGGCTGGGAGAGCCTGCTCTGAGAATGTGTAGCTTTCCTTGGCTGTACCGCTGGAACATTCTGGTGTTCTGCAAACGCTCTTGAGACGCTGTGTTCGAGGCCCCTCCAGGTGTTTGTCACACTGCCTCCTCTGCACGGGTCCCCACCTCCCTGGGTGCTTTTGTACTCTGTATGCTTCTGGTTTCTGCCTCTCGAGGGGTTAGGCTGACATGGCCTGCAGCCGGGGTGTGCGAGGGGGGAGGCTGGCAGGAGCCGGAGGGAGACTCTGGACTTTCTCTTGACAGTTGTGAGGAGCTAGGAAGGGCTTTGAGTGTGAAGGGACGGGGCAAGCCAGTGTGCCAGGTAGACAGACCTACACGGCCCAGGCTGGCTTGTGCGTTTTGGGGGCTTCAAGGATACCCCTGGACCCCAAGGGCTGGCTTCTGAGCTGAGTTTCAGTAGACAGATGGAGAGTTTGATCAGGCCAGGAGGGTGAGGGGGCGGTGCCTCCCGAGCAGGGtcagggtcggggtggggggggggtggattcTAGGCCTAGAGCTCAGCTGCAGCaaagggtggagggggaagtgggCTGGTGGCTTTCACGGAGCTTGTATGGGCTGATGTTGAGGGGATAAGCAggctctgggggcggggagaTGGGGTCAGCCCCCCATCAAGGCAAAGTCTTGACTCTGCCTTGGGTGTTTCTGAGTGGGATGTTTGGGTCTGAACATTGGGACATCCCCTCTGGGGTATGTGGGAGACAGCCTGCCCATGTAGCTGCCCCAGCCTTGGTTTCCCCACTGCTCTCCTGCAGCAAGGTGCTCGGGTCTTCGGGGCCCTGGGCCCCATCGGGCCATCCTCGCCTGGGCTCGCCCTCGGGGGCCTGGTGGTGGGCGAGCACCGGCTCAGCAACAAGCTGCTGGCCTGGAGCGGTGTCCTGGAGTGGCAGGAGGTGAGCGGCCCGTgtcaggtgtggggctgggggtgccccatgggtcctgcctgcccctgcAGGTGGGGGCAGGCCTGGGCACCTGGGCCGTGTCACGAGACACTCGCTCCTGCCACAGAAGCGCCGACCCTACTCTGACTCCAGCGCGAAGCTGAAGCGCACACTGCCCTGCCAGGCCTACGTGAACCAGGGCGAGAACCTGTGAGTGCcgggggcgggcgggtgggcagCTCGGGGGCTGGGGCCCCCCTGACCCTCTCCTCCCGCAGGGAGACGGACCAGTGGCCACAGAAGCTGATCATGCAGCTGATCCCACAGCAGCTGCTGGTGAGGCCCGCCCCACACCCCTAGCTTATCCGCCTCACGCCCCCTGGCCCCAGCGGTGACCCAGCTGTCTCCTTGTTACCCCCAGACCACCCTGGGCCCCCTGTTCCGCAACTCCCAGCTGGCGCAGTTCCACTTCACCAACAGAGACTGTGACTCCCTCAAGGGGCTCTGCCGCGTCATGGGCAATGGCTTCGTGAGTGGGCTGGGGGGCATGGGCACAGGGTGGCGGAGGGTGGGGCCGGTGGGCACACTGGTGGCAGTGCAGCAGGGGGCAGCTCTGCTGGGACAGGCCAGGGTTGGCCTCAGTGAggtgccctgggggctgggggcaccccCTCCTGTGGAGGGCCAGCCTGCCTGTAAGTAGGTCTCAGAGGACCCCCTTGGTGGGGCAGAGTGAAGGAATCCACCTGCCGCAGGGACATGagtgacggggggtggggggtaccgTCCGCAGTAGCCTCCTGGGGTCCAGCAGGTGGTAGGGACCTGGTGAAGGGGCGTGGCCAGGGACCAAGGGAGGGACTGGTCTCTGCTGGGCTCAGCTGTCTCAGTTGCCgagtggggctggcagggggcgGGCCAGTCCAGGGGCCGCTATGGGAGGTCCGTGTCACGTGGTCCGCGTGCACAGTGTGTGCTCTGCAAACACCGAGTGTCAGTCTGGGATTCAGACACAGGAAGTCTCGAAGTGAAATTCTACCTGGTCCCTacagcccctgcctctgggcctgggtCTTGGCAGCGCCCTCCCCCAGGGGtctggttgtgggaggaggcaggtaCTAGGAGGGGTGGGCATGATGTGGGAGCAAGTCCTCTGCCCAGGAAGTCCAGTGCACTCGGCTCTGGTGTCCCCTCCAGTCCCTCTTCGGAACAGGCCACCCCCTCTAGGGGTGCTGTGGGTGCCAGGACTCCTGAGGTCCAGGGGCCTCTCCCCTCTCTCGGTGCCTGGGCAGGagagggctgggcaggcaggCCCTTGTTGGCAGCCACCTGCACAGGCAGCTCCCCAGGGCGGGGCTCACATCGGAGGGGGTGTGGCTGGGAGACAGCCCGGGGTCCTCATGCCCACATGTGGATATCAGGCCCTAGCCCTGACCTCCGATTTCACAAGTGGGGGTGCTGAGGGGCACCTTAGCTCACTCAGTGCTTTGGCTGTGTACCTTGTTTTGGGGCCACGGGGTCAGCTTTGAGGACTTCTGTCCTGTGGCGACGGGGGCAGGCTCGCATGATGAGGGAAGGGCGCTCGGCCCCTCGGCAGTGTGCGCAGGTCCCCAACTCCCGGCCTCCCCCAGGCGGGCTGCATGCTCTTCCCCCACATCTCCCCCTGCGAGGTGCGCGTGCTCATGCTGCTGTACTCATCCAAGAAGAAGATCTTCATGGGCCTCATCCCCTACGACCAGAGTGGCTTCGTCAACGCCATCCGGCAGGTCATCACCACCCGCAAGCAGGTGTGCCCCGGACCCAGGCGCCGGTGTGCCAGCGAGGCCTTGCAGGGCGGCGGGGGGGGACTGCGGGTAGCTTCCAGGAGGAAGGACACGTGTGTGGACCCAGGCggcgggtgggcagggggcaCGCTGGTCATGGGAGGGTGGTGCGAGGCACATCCTGTTTGCTCTGTGTCCCAGGCTGAGGGGTCAGAAATCATTCTGGGGCACTTGGGAGCCATGGGTGCCTGTGAGCAGGCGAGGGGCAGGGTCGGCCATGAGGAGCTCTGGGGCAGAGAAGCCCCTGGCAGAATGGAGGCTGAGAAGCCAGGAAGAAAGCTGGGGCTGTCTGTGGATCTGTGAGGACAGGCAGTGGACAGGCTTGGGACCAATGGCCTGGGGTAGGGAGGGAGGCTTGGGTGGGGCCGAGGCACCAGCTCACACTACCCTCACCCACCTGGCCTCTTCCTGCAGGCGGTGGGGCCTGGCGGTGTCTCTGGCCCTGTCCAGATCGTCAACAACAAGTTCCTGGCGTGGAGTGGGGTCATGGAGTGGCAGGAGGTGAGCCCTGGCAGGGCCCGGTCGCTTCAGGAGCCCCGCACCCCTGCTGACTCGGCTCTACCCCTTCCTGatgcctcccctctccctctccccaaaagCCCAGGCCGGAGCCCAACAGTCGGGCCAAGAGATGGCTGCCATCACATGTCTATGTGAACCAGGGGGAGATCCTGTGAGTGtcatgctgggggtgggggaggagtctcAGTGAGAGTTGGTCCCGACTCTCGTCCCTTTGCGCCTGCAGGAGGACCGAGCAGTGGCCGAGGAAGCTGTACATGCAGCTCATTCCACAGCAGCTGCTGGTGAGTGGAGGGCAGCAAAGGGCTCCAtagctggggccctggggtggcgAGGGAGCGTCCCCAGGAGGGACCCCTGGATAGCCCGCTGCAGAAGAGTCCATTGGGTGGGGGGATAGTATGTGACAGGCTGTGTGACTGGCGGCCGGCAGGCCTGGCTTTGAAGGGGTCATAGGACCCGCCCGAGGTGAAGCTGGCACTCAGCCCCAGAGTCAGCACTGTGTGGGTAGGGACGAGGGTCAGGGCAGTTTGGCAGTGGACCATCTGGGCTCACGCCCACTGGGTGTCCCCGTAGACCACCCTGGTGCCACTGTTCCGGAACTCCCGCCTGGTGCAATTCCACTTCACCAAGGACCTGGAGACGCTGAAGAGCCTGTGTCGGATCATGGACAACGGCTTTGtgagtggggcggggtggggcagagggagaggcactGGGGGATAGAAACAGTCAGACCCCCCCAGGTGTTTAAGCAAAAGTGGGGTGAACCCAGGGATGCCCTTGTTCCTGGAACAGGCTGGGGAGTGCTGGCAGCCCACGGTGGTGTCGTTTGCTGTGCACCCACTGGCTCCTGGGCCACACGGCTTCCCTGGGGTCCTGTACCATCCtggccccactttacagatagggaaactgaggctcaaaggcAGTGCCAACAAATGCAGGCAGGGACTTAGGCCTGGAAGGCTGGCGCTGGCCTGTCCAAGCCCTGCCTGAGCTCCCAGGCCCTTCCCTGCCACATTTCTCCTGCTGTCCCAGAGGACAGGACACCCTCGTCACTGTAGGTTTTCCTGGGGAAAACCCGGGGCTCCTGAaggcccctcccctgcagggagGTGTGTCAGCCTCCAGCTCTCAGGGTGCTGGGCAGGCGGTGGCCTTCCCGGGGCTGGGGTGCAGACTGTCTGATGGCTCTTTGCAGGCGGTGGCTGTCGCTGTCTACTTCCCCAGTATCTGTTACGGAGGGTTAACACTTGTCTCACctactatttcttttaaatacactGAAGGGAGCTCAGCTGTGCCATTGTGTATTTGAGGGGCTGGTTGTCTATTTCTATTGTGGCCAAGTGTTCAAAAGCACAGGGCTGCCCAAGGGCCAGTTGAACCCAGGGTCAGCCCTTCCATCCACACCAGACCCCCAACTGTGGGCTCCGGTGTGGCAAGGGGTGTGTGCCCCGGGCCCTTCCAAAGCCTTTGAAGCCCTGCCCAGAGTGGTGCACACAGGGTCGGCTCTGGGGACCCGCAGGCTCTCAGTGTCTGATGGCTGACCTGTGATGGGGACAGTGGCCCAGCCCTGCAGAGAGGGAGAGGCCAGTAGGCCTTGTCCCTGCCTGCTGTGCTTGCCCTGCCTGTGGGGCGGCAGTAGCACTCTGGGCTCCGCATGGGGTGGAGAGCCACCATGCCGGTGTCTCCCGCTGAGGCCTCTGTGAGGCTCAGCCGGGGCCGATCCTGCAGCCTGACCTCCAGGCTCCGTTTCAGGGGCGTTCTGTGTGCTCGCCCCTCTGGCGTTGGTGGCACTCCTGACACCAGGTGGCTCAGTGTCCTGAGCTCTTCTGCACAGCACCTGCCGGGCCACGGACAGTCATCTCGGGGCCTCTGTCTCGGTGTGCCTGTGTGGGAGTAGTAGTGGGGCCGTGAGGACAGCAGTGGGGATGCACCTGGTTCGCACAGGCGGCGACGCTGGCTCTGAGGGACGCCGGCCTGTGTGGTTTGTGGCGCAGCGGGCGGAGCCTCCATGCCCAGGGCTGCCCGTGACGCCAGGCCTGCGCCCGCCAGGCCGGCTGCGTGCACTTTTCCTATAAGGCCTCGTGCGAGATCCGTGTGCTCATGCTGCTGTACTCCTCGGAGAAGAAGATCTTCATTGGCCTCATCCCCCACGACCAGAGCAACTTCGTCAATGGCATCCGGCGTGTCATCGCCAACCAGCAGCAGGTCCTGCAGCGGAACctggagcaggagcagcagcagcgaggGGTGAGGCAGGAGCGGCACCCCCAGAGCCCTGCTTGCCTCGGCCCTCCCTTCACTCTTCCCCTTTCCGCTGCTGACTCTTCCCCCTGGTTTTTCCCCCCGCAGATGGGGGGGTAGTGGCCACCCCAGCCTGGGTCCCTCCAGGGGTCACAGACGAGGCCCCCGCCGAGACCGGTGAGTAGCAGCCAGGCAGAGTGTAGGCTGGACTTGAATGTGTTGGGGGTTGGGGAAGTAGTGTGACCTGGTTTTGTCAAGACCAGAGTGAGGGAGAGGCATGACAGTCCCCAGCCTCCCAGGGATCTCCAGGTTGGGCAGGGAGAGGCCCTTTTCTCATCCCCCGATCCCTGCAGGCTCACTGCAGGTCCGAGCAGCCAAGTAGGGGGCTACTGGGAGCCCCAGTTCAGGCCCACCC
This window encodes:
- the PTOV1 gene encoding prostate tumor-overexpressed gene 1 protein, encoding MVRPRRAPHRSGAGGPLGGRGRPPRPFTVRAARSRSWPASPRGPEPPRIRARSAPPMQGARVFGALGPIGPSSPGLALGGLVVGEHRLSNKLLAWSGVLEWQEKRRPYSDSSAKLKRTLPCQAYVNQGENLETDQWPQKLIMQLIPQQLLTTLGPLFRNSQLAQFHFTNRDCDSLKGLCRVMGNGFAGCMLFPHISPCEVRVLMLLYSSKKKIFMGLIPYDQSGFVNAIRQVITTRKQAVGPGGVSGPVQIVNNKFLAWSGVMEWQEPRPEPNSRAKRWLPSHVYVNQGEILRTEQWPRKLYMQLIPQQLLTTLVPLFRNSRLVQFHFTKDLETLKSLCRIMDNGFAGCVHFSYKASCEIRVLMLLYSSEKKIFIGLIPHDQSNFVNGIRRVIANQQQVLQRNLEQEQQQRGMGG